From a single Tachypleus tridentatus isolate NWPU-2018 chromosome 6, ASM421037v1, whole genome shotgun sequence genomic region:
- the LOC143251538 gene encoding uncharacterized protein LOC143251538: protein MELSKVLWIQLGLLVLLISISFAKKLEAQEDDLEAAESKQTDLKPAATGYRVYRPRGHGGGHRGGSYLRRGGRQYGKSRKGSRGYGDYGGRYKHGGKNYKVYDDYGGTHKYNKGGHSYDKYGKDNHGYSKDGGLRGKKFGSDKYGRTGIKGGKLGNDYYKDYGHKKHGFKNVYHKEEYGDKKSYFDDYHDRDFGKKYKDFNDYYDHHAGKKFNKYDDKSYFDKNQYGDDFHKYGKGGYDNYYGNDFKNRGKYFKDGYGYKKGGGGYKKGSYGGYNIGSHGGSNGRRGHRSGHHRIGGHKG from the exons ATGGAGCTGTCTAAGGTCTTATGG ATCCAACTCGGTCTTTTGGTCCTGCTGATCTCAATCAGTTTCGCTAAAAAACTCGAAGCACAAGAAGATGACCTAGAAGCAGCAGAAAGTAAACAGACAGATCTGAAACCAGCAGCAACAGGTTACCGTGTGTATCGTCCTAGGGGTCATGGTGGTGGACACAGAGGAGGTAGCTACCTCAGAAGAGGTGGTCGTCAATACGGAAAGTCTCGCAAAGGTAGCCGTGGCTATGGTGATTACGGAGGTAGGTATAAACATGGAGGAAAGAACTATAAGGTTTATGACGACTATGGCGGAACGCATAAATATAACAAAGGCGGCCATTCTTATGACAAATACGGTAAGGACAACCACGGCTACTCCAAGGATGGTGGTCTCAGAGGGAAAAAATTCGGCTCTGATAAGTATGGTCGTACAGGAATCAAAGGAGGTAAACTTGGTAACGACTACTACAAGGATTATGGACATAAAAAACATGGCTTCAAGAATGTCTACCACAAGGAAGAGTATGGGGACAAGAAATCCTATTTCGACGACTATCACGACAGGGACTTTGGTAAAAAGTATAAGGACTTCAATGACTATTATGATCATCACGCTGgtaaaaaattcaacaaatacgACGACAAGTCATACTTTGATAAGAATCAATATGGTGATGATTTCCACAAGTATGGTAAAGgaggttatgataattactatGGAAATGACTTCAAAAATAGGGGTAAGTATTTTAAAGACGGATATGGCTACAAAAAAGGTGGAGGAGGATATAAGAAGGGAAGCTATGGTGGTTATAATATTGGAAGTCATGGAGGAAGCAATGGCAGAAGAGGACATAGAAGTGGCCATCACAGAATTGGTGGTCACAAGGGCTAA